From a single Streptomyces misionensis genomic region:
- a CDS encoding sugar phosphate nucleotidyltransferase → MTEAILLVGGKGTRLRPLTVHTPKPMVRAAGVPFLTHQLARARAAGVEHIVLATSYLAEVFEPYFGDGSALGLHLEYVTEEEPLGTGGAIRNVASRLHSGPDEPVLIFNGDILTGLDIRALVDTHRSTGADVSLHLTKVTDPRAYGLVPTDETGRVLAFLEKPQTPQEIVTDQINAGAYVFRRSVIDTIPAGRPVSVERETFPQLLAAGAHLQGMVDSTYWLDLGTPAAFVRGSADLVLGKAPSPAVPGRCGDRLILPTARIAPDAKVTGGTVVGEGAFVAEGARVFGSTILPGAVIEPGAVVTDSLIGTRARVGERSVLTGTVVGDGAVVGPDNELLDGARVWCDALIPAGAVRFSSDQ, encoded by the coding sequence GTGACAGAAGCGATCCTCCTGGTCGGCGGCAAAGGCACCCGACTGCGTCCGCTGACGGTGCACACCCCCAAGCCCATGGTGCGGGCCGCGGGGGTGCCGTTCCTCACCCACCAGCTGGCACGGGCGAGAGCGGCGGGCGTCGAGCACATCGTCCTCGCCACCAGCTACCTGGCCGAGGTCTTCGAGCCGTACTTCGGCGACGGCTCGGCGCTGGGCCTCCACCTGGAGTACGTCACCGAGGAGGAGCCCCTGGGCACCGGCGGGGCGATCCGCAACGTCGCCTCGCGGCTGCACTCCGGCCCCGACGAGCCGGTGCTGATCTTCAACGGCGACATCCTGACCGGCCTGGACATCCGGGCCCTCGTCGACACCCACCGGTCGACGGGCGCGGACGTCTCGCTGCACCTGACGAAGGTGACCGACCCGCGCGCCTACGGCCTGGTGCCCACGGACGAGACGGGCCGGGTGCTGGCCTTCCTGGAGAAGCCGCAGACGCCGCAGGAGATCGTCACCGACCAGATCAACGCGGGGGCGTACGTCTTCCGCCGCTCGGTCATCGACACGATCCCGGCGGGCCGGCCGGTGTCCGTGGAGCGCGAGACCTTCCCGCAGCTGCTCGCGGCCGGCGCGCATCTTCAGGGCATGGTCGACTCGACGTACTGGCTGGACCTCGGCACCCCGGCGGCGTTCGTGCGCGGCTCGGCCGACCTGGTGCTCGGCAAGGCGCCGTCCCCCGCGGTGCCCGGGCGGTGCGGGGACCGGCTGATCCTGCCGACCGCCCGGATCGCGCCGGACGCGAAGGTGACCGGCGGCACGGTGGTCGGCGAGGGCGCGTTCGTCGCGGAAGGCGCGCGGGTCTTCGGCTCCACGATCCTGCCCGGCGCCGTCATCGAGCCCGGCGCGGTCGTCACCGACTCCCTCATCGGCACCCGCGCCCGCGTCGGCGAACGCTCCGTCCTCACCGGCACGGTGGTCGGCGACGGCGCGGTCGTCGGCCCGGACAACGAACTGCTCGACGGAGCGCGGGTGTGGTGCGACGCGCTGATCCCGGCGGGCGCGGTCCGCTTCTCCTCGGACCAGTAG
- a CDS encoding LCP family protein — MALTPRTASPSDSAGRHGGGRRTGGTGKDRPRRGRRALRWSATVLAVVILGTAGAGYLYYQHLNGSIRKGERSSGDAKARRTAPNAAGQTPVNILLLGSDSRNSAENLKLGGSRSSVGDPPLADVQMLIHISADRKSAAMVSIPRDTRVAIPKCTDPDTGKVYPPTNDIINTTLGRGGAGCTLATWENLTGVYIDHWMTIDFAGVVKMADAIGGVDVCVKQNVWDRPTAAQRGGSGLKLTAGTHKVKGVQALQWLRTRHAWGSDLMRARAQHMYLNSMIRTLKSQNVFTDSGRLMDLADSAVNSLKVSEEIGTVKKLYDLAMEMKSVPTNRITSVTMPNLPDPRDPDNHVVPNQADADRLFAMLRDDVPLDKNGGKGSSKPVADKPQPAQTPSTDPSRLGVLVRNATGSSSQAAAPGRARTVAQALVAQGFGRATADTSGSLSEDKTVVEYPSADLEGDAQGVAKALGIPASAVRKSTGVSGVTVVVGADWRSGTVFPKQSKPKAGDIPSNADAINGADTDCMDVYKPYQW, encoded by the coding sequence ATGGCGCTCACACCGCGGACGGCGAGCCCGTCGGACAGTGCCGGACGGCACGGGGGCGGGCGGCGCACGGGGGGTACCGGGAAGGACCGGCCACGCCGGGGACGGCGCGCGCTGCGCTGGTCGGCGACGGTGCTGGCGGTGGTCATACTCGGGACCGCGGGCGCGGGTTACCTCTACTACCAGCACCTGAACGGCAGCATACGCAAGGGCGAGCGCAGCAGCGGTGACGCCAAGGCGCGCAGGACCGCCCCGAACGCGGCCGGACAGACCCCGGTGAACATCCTGTTGCTCGGTTCGGACAGCCGTAACTCCGCCGAGAACCTGAAGCTGGGCGGCAGCCGGAGCAGCGTCGGCGATCCCCCGCTCGCGGACGTGCAGATGCTCATCCACATATCCGCCGACCGCAAGAGCGCGGCCATGGTGAGCATCCCCCGGGACACCCGGGTCGCCATCCCCAAGTGCACGGACCCCGACACCGGCAAGGTCTATCCCCCGACGAACGACATCATCAACACCACGTTGGGCCGGGGCGGCGCCGGCTGCACGCTGGCCACCTGGGAGAACCTCACCGGGGTCTACATCGACCACTGGATGACGATCGACTTCGCGGGTGTGGTGAAGATGGCGGACGCCATCGGCGGTGTCGACGTCTGTGTGAAGCAGAACGTCTGGGACCGCCCGACCGCGGCCCAGCGCGGCGGCTCCGGGCTGAAGCTGACGGCCGGGACGCACAAGGTCAAGGGCGTGCAGGCGCTCCAGTGGCTGCGCACCCGGCACGCCTGGGGCAGCGACCTGATGCGGGCGCGCGCCCAGCACATGTACCTGAACTCCATGATCCGCACGCTCAAGTCGCAGAACGTCTTCACCGACAGCGGGCGCCTGATGGACCTGGCCGACTCGGCCGTCAACTCCCTCAAGGTCTCCGAGGAGATCGGCACGGTCAAGAAGCTCTACGACCTCGCCATGGAGATGAAGTCGGTGCCGACCAACCGCATCACCAGCGTGACGATGCCCAACCTCCCGGACCCGCGGGACCCCGACAACCACGTCGTGCCCAACCAGGCGGACGCGGACCGGCTGTTCGCGATGCTGCGCGACGACGTCCCGCTCGACAAGAACGGCGGCAAGGGGTCCTCGAAGCCGGTCGCGGACAAGCCGCAGCCGGCGCAGACGCCCTCCACCGACCCGTCCCGGCTCGGGGTGCTGGTGCGAAACGCCACCGGCTCCTCCTCGCAGGCCGCGGCGCCGGGGCGGGCCAGGACCGTCGCGCAGGCACTCGTGGCGCAGGGCTTCGGCAGGGCGACGGCCGACACCTCGGGGTCGCTGTCCGAGGACAAGACGGTCGTCGAGTACCCGAGCGCGGACCTGGAGGGCGACGCTCAGGGCGTGGCCAAGGCGCTGGGCATCCCGGCGAGCGCGGTGCGCAAGTCCACCGGGGTCTCCGGTGTCACGGTGGTGGTGGGCGCCGACTGGCGCAGCGGCACGGTCTTCCCCAAGCAGTCCAAGCCGAAGGCCGGCGACATCCCGTCCAACGCCGACGCCATCAACGGCGCGGACACGGACTGCATGGACGTGTACAAGCCGTACCAGTGGTGA
- a CDS encoding TIGR03089 family protein: MNATDRTPADLLAAALAADPGRPLVTFYDDATGERVELSVATFANWVAKTANLLQGDLSVEPGDRVALLLPAHWQTAVWLLACASVGAVADVAGNPAAADVVASGPDTLEAARACRGERVALSLRPLGGRFPQPPQGFLDYAVEVPGQGDRFSSPYAGESALIVAGAEYSGAEVVEKAVADAPALDLTGPGSRLLSGLPYDTWEGLSAGLYAPLAGGGSVVLCRHLDRLDEEALARRIESEKVTAVRGLPRSA, encoded by the coding sequence GTGAACGCCACCGATCGCACCCCCGCCGACCTGCTGGCCGCCGCGCTCGCCGCGGACCCCGGCCGCCCGCTGGTGACCTTCTACGACGATGCCACGGGCGAACGCGTCGAACTGTCCGTCGCCACCTTCGCCAACTGGGTGGCCAAGACCGCCAACCTCCTCCAGGGCGACCTGTCCGTGGAACCCGGCGACCGGGTCGCGCTGCTGCTGCCCGCGCACTGGCAGACGGCGGTGTGGCTGCTGGCGTGCGCGTCGGTGGGCGCGGTGGCGGACGTGGCCGGAAACCCGGCGGCGGCCGACGTGGTGGCCAGCGGGCCCGACACGCTGGAGGCGGCGCGGGCGTGCCGGGGCGAGCGGGTCGCGCTGTCCCTGCGGCCGCTCGGCGGGCGGTTCCCGCAGCCGCCGCAGGGGTTCCTCGACTACGCCGTGGAGGTGCCGGGCCAGGGCGACCGGTTCTCCTCGCCCTACGCCGGGGAGTCGGCGCTGATCGTGGCCGGTGCGGAGTACAGCGGGGCGGAGGTCGTGGAGAAGGCCGTCGCCGACGCCCCCGCGCTGGATCTGACGGGTCCCGGTTCGCGGCTGCTGTCGGGGCTGCCGTACGACACCTGGGAGGGGCTGAGCGCGGGCCTGTACGCGCCGCTGGCCGGCGGTGGTTCCGTGGTGCTCTGCCGCCACCTGGACCGGCTGGACGAGGAGGCGCTGGCCAGGCGGATCGAGAGCGAGAAGGTGACGGCGGTACGCGGGCTCCCCCGCTCGGCGTAG
- a CDS encoding LCP family protein, which produces MTDSARTPPGPGAGSSASGRGLARRRRRRWGAAAACGAVALAVAAAGAGWAVYDKLSDNIRADDAAAAELARHARERPPDLVPDARNILLIGSDTRTGSGNARYGRDLGSQRSDTTILLHLAADRRSATAVSLPRDLMVRVPGCPRTDGSRGEPVFTMLNQAFELGGSACTIRTVEKLTGIRVDHHVIVDFSGFKDLVDAVGGVRVCLKEPIDDKAARLRLPAGPVTLDGERALGYVRARESVGDGSDTERIRRQQRFLGALVTRLRGIDVLLNPLRLYAVLDAATSSLTTDPGLADPVDLYRLVRALRDIPTEHVRFLTVPRESYVRDADRDQLVEPAAEKLFARLRTDRPVAVAGDAPKPRQGAQKGTKGDPSAAPVFTGNTAAEHGCG; this is translated from the coding sequence GTGACCGACTCCGCCCGTACGCCGCCCGGCCCCGGGGCCGGCTCGTCCGCGAGCGGGCGTGGGCTCGCCCGGCGGCGGCGCCGGCGGTGGGGCGCGGCGGCGGCGTGCGGGGCCGTGGCGCTGGCCGTGGCGGCCGCCGGGGCCGGGTGGGCGGTCTACGACAAGCTCAGTGACAACATCCGGGCCGATGACGCGGCCGCCGCGGAACTCGCCCGGCACGCGCGCGAGCGGCCCCCGGATCTGGTGCCGGACGCCCGGAACATCCTGCTGATCGGCTCCGACACCCGGACCGGCAGCGGCAACGCCCGCTACGGGCGGGACCTCGGCAGCCAGCGGTCGGACACCACGATCCTGCTGCACCTGGCCGCCGACCGGCGCAGCGCCACCGCCGTGTCCCTGCCCCGGGACCTGATGGTGCGCGTTCCCGGCTGCCCGCGGACCGACGGCAGCCGCGGCGAGCCGGTGTTCACGATGCTCAACCAGGCTTTCGAGCTGGGCGGTTCGGCCTGCACGATCCGTACCGTGGAGAAGCTGACGGGCATCCGCGTGGACCACCACGTGATCGTGGACTTCAGCGGGTTCAAGGACCTGGTGGACGCCGTCGGCGGGGTGCGGGTCTGCCTGAAGGAGCCCATCGACGACAAGGCGGCCCGGCTGCGGCTGCCCGCGGGCCCGGTCACCCTCGACGGGGAGCGGGCCCTCGGCTACGTGCGGGCCCGGGAGTCGGTGGGCGACGGCAGCGACACCGAGCGGATCCGACGGCAGCAGCGCTTCCTCGGCGCCCTCGTCACCAGGCTGCGCGGCATCGACGTACTGCTCAACCCGCTGCGGCTGTATGCCGTGTTGGACGCGGCGACCTCGTCCCTCACCACCGACCCCGGTCTGGCGGACCCGGTCGATCTGTACCGGTTGGTGCGCGCGCTGCGCGACATCCCCACCGAACACGTGCGGTTCCTGACGGTGCCGAGGGAGTCGTACGTCCGCGACGCCGATCGTGACCAACTCGTGGAGCCCGCCGCCGAGAAGCTGTTCGCCCGGCTGCGCACGGACCGGCCGGTGGCGGTCGCCGGCGATGCCCCGAAGCCTCGGCAGGGGGCGCAAAAAGGCACAAAGGGCGACCCCTCCGCGGCGCCCGTCTTCACCGGGAACACGGCCGCGGAGCACGGCTGCGGGTAA
- a CDS encoding LCP family protein has protein sequence MDAQGRGRADNIDPADQWVLNPNTGEYELRLPPSGTQSVPGPRRPSTENGGGRRRRNDMAPGETREMSQVGAEDGALAEGGARAGAATRARGGTRASDKGRAGDKARAGDVPPPRSSRRKGAEPEPAPGRRGRRPAKKKSKVKKVLAWTAGGTAFVLVAAGAAGYLYLKHLEGNISSTDVGDAGSKGFSKDEAFNLLIIGTDRRTGKGNEGYGDKGSVGHADTNILLHVSKDRSNATALSIPRDLIVNVPDCPTKQPDGSTKVVPGSENVRFNTSLGQDGRDPGCTMRTVEEVTGIHVDHFMMADFNAVKTLTTAVNGVQVCVTHPVSDPDSHLKLPAGKSWVQGEQALAFVRTRHSFGNHGDLDRIKVQQQFLGSLMRKMSSSDTLTNPSKLMDLAEAATKALTVDTGIDNISTLKDMALELKKVPPKNITFTTVPVVDNPAEKVPVTVVLNQSAAPSVFQAIQNDVSFTDVKRKQKAAKDAQNALLKGSRSAPGDVRVRILNGGAETGSAQAVLTWLQNTEGVSKSENAGDAPAQLTKTTLEYGPEQADQARELAALMGLPGSALKPGKSVVNSQGLPAMTLTLSKDFKGAGIPLTAPQKAPKVDKSTANEVKCAS, from the coding sequence GTGGACGCGCAAGGCCGTGGGCGGGCGGACAACATCGATCCCGCAGACCAGTGGGTGCTCAATCCGAACACCGGCGAATACGAACTGCGACTGCCCCCTTCCGGAACGCAATCGGTACCCGGTCCGCGCCGGCCGTCCACCGAGAACGGCGGCGGGCGGCGGCGCCGTAACGACATGGCGCCGGGCGAGACCCGTGAGATGAGCCAGGTGGGGGCGGAGGACGGCGCTCTCGCCGAGGGCGGCGCGCGCGCCGGTGCCGCGACCCGCGCCCGGGGCGGGACGCGCGCCTCGGACAAGGGGCGCGCCGGTGACAAGGCACGCGCCGGTGACGTCCCTCCGCCGCGCTCCTCCCGCCGCAAGGGCGCCGAGCCCGAGCCGGCGCCGGGGCGCCGCGGCCGGCGGCCGGCGAAGAAGAAGTCGAAGGTCAAGAAGGTCCTCGCGTGGACCGCGGGCGGCACCGCGTTCGTGCTGGTCGCCGCGGGCGCCGCCGGGTACCTGTACCTCAAGCACCTTGAGGGCAACATCAGTTCCACCGACGTCGGCGACGCGGGCTCCAAGGGCTTCAGCAAGGACGAGGCCTTCAACCTGCTGATCATCGGCACCGACCGGCGGACCGGCAAGGGCAACGAGGGCTACGGCGACAAGGGCAGCGTCGGGCACGCCGACACCAACATCCTGCTGCACGTCTCGAAGGACCGCAGCAACGCGACCGCGCTGAGCATCCCGCGCGACCTGATCGTGAACGTCCCGGACTGCCCGACGAAGCAGCCCGACGGCTCGACCAAGGTGGTCCCCGGCTCGGAGAACGTGCGCTTCAACACCAGCCTCGGCCAGGACGGCCGCGACCCGGGCTGCACCATGCGCACGGTCGAAGAGGTCACCGGCATACACGTGGACCACTTCATGATGGCCGACTTCAACGCGGTGAAGACACTGACCACCGCCGTGAACGGCGTCCAGGTGTGTGTCACCCACCCCGTGAGCGACCCGGACTCCCACCTCAAGCTGCCGGCGGGCAAGTCCTGGGTGCAGGGCGAGCAGGCACTCGCCTTCGTGCGCACCCGGCACAGCTTCGGCAACCACGGCGACCTCGACCGCATCAAGGTCCAGCAGCAGTTCCTGGGCTCCCTGATGCGCAAGATGTCCTCCAGCGACACGCTCACCAACCCCTCGAAGCTGATGGACCTCGCGGAGGCGGCCACCAAGGCGCTCACCGTCGACACCGGCATCGACAACATCAGCACGCTGAAGGACATGGCGCTGGAGCTGAAGAAGGTGCCGCCGAAGAACATCACCTTCACCACGGTGCCGGTGGTGGACAACCCCGCCGAGAAGGTCCCCGTGACCGTCGTCCTCAACCAGTCGGCGGCCCCCTCGGTCTTCCAGGCGATACAGAACGACGTCTCGTTCACCGACGTGAAGCGCAAGCAGAAGGCCGCCAAGGACGCCCAGAACGCCCTGCTCAAGGGCAGCAGGTCCGCGCCCGGCGACGTTCGGGTGCGCATCCTCAACGGCGGTGCCGAGACCGGCAGCGCCCAGGCGGTCCTCACCTGGCTCCAGAACACCGAGGGCGTGTCGAAGTCGGAGAACGCGGGCGACGCCCCGGCGCAGCTGACGAAGACCACCTTGGAGTACGGCCCCGAACAGGCAGACCAGGCACGCGAGTTGGCCGCGCTGATGGGGCTGCCGGGCTCGGCGCTCAAGCCGGGCAAGAGCGTCGTCAACTCCCAGGGGCTGCCCGCGATGACCCTGACCCTGAGCAAGGACTTCAAGGGCGCGGGCATCCCGCTGACCGCCCCGCAGAAGGCGCCGAAGGTCGACAAGTCAACGGCCAACGAGGTTAAGTGCGCCTCATAG
- the cofD gene encoding 2-phospho-L-lactate transferase, producing MRIVVLAGGIGGARFLRGLKRAVPDADVTVIGNTGDDIHLFGLKVCPDLDTVMYTLGGGINEEQGWGRSDETFHLKEELAAYGVGPEWFGLGDRDFATHIVRTQMLGAGYPLSAVTEALCDRWKPGVRLIPMTDDRVETHVAVDIDGERKAVHFQEYWVRLRASVPAEAVVPVGAEQAKPAPGVLEAIAGADVILFPPSNPVVSIGTILAVPGIREAIADAGVPVVGLSPIVGDAPVRGMADKVLAAVGVESTAAAVAEHYGSGLLDGWLVDTVDAAVVERVEADGIRCRAVPLMMTDVDAAAQMAREALALAEEVRGA from the coding sequence ATGCGCATTGTGGTTCTGGCAGGCGGCATCGGCGGTGCCCGTTTCCTGCGCGGTCTGAAGCGGGCCGTGCCGGACGCGGACGTCACGGTGATCGGCAACACCGGCGACGACATCCACCTCTTCGGGCTGAAGGTCTGCCCGGACCTCGACACGGTGATGTACACGCTGGGCGGCGGCATCAACGAGGAACAGGGCTGGGGGCGGTCCGACGAGACCTTCCACCTCAAGGAGGAACTGGCGGCCTACGGGGTCGGCCCGGAGTGGTTCGGGCTCGGCGACCGGGACTTCGCCACGCACATCGTGCGGACGCAGATGCTCGGCGCCGGTTATCCGCTGAGCGCGGTGACCGAGGCGCTGTGCGACCGGTGGAAGCCGGGCGTGCGGCTGATCCCGATGACCGACGACCGCGTGGAGACCCATGTGGCCGTCGACATCGACGGCGAACGCAAGGCGGTCCATTTCCAGGAGTACTGGGTGCGGCTGCGGGCCTCCGTCCCCGCCGAGGCCGTGGTCCCGGTCGGCGCCGAGCAGGCCAAGCCGGCCCCGGGCGTCCTGGAGGCCATCGCCGGCGCGGACGTCATCCTCTTCCCGCCGTCCAACCCCGTCGTGTCCATCGGCACGATCCTCGCGGTCCCCGGCATAAGGGAGGCCATCGCGGACGCGGGCGTGCCCGTGGTCGGCCTGTCCCCCATCGTCGGCGACGCGCCCGTGCGCGGGATGGCCGACAAGGTCCTCGCGGCGGTCGGCGTGGAGTCCACCGCGGCGGCGGTCGCCGAGCACTACGGCTCGGGCCTGCTGGACGGCTGGCTGGTGGACACCGTGGACGCCGCGGTGGTGGAGCGGGTCGAGGCCGACGGCATCCGCTGCCGGGCCGTGCCGCTGATGATGACCGACGTGGACGCGGCCGCGCAGATGGCGCGCGAGGCGCTGGCCCTGGCCGAGGAGGTGCGCGGCGCGTGA
- a CDS encoding WhiB family transcriptional regulator: MTELVQQLLVDDADEELGWQERALCAQTDPESFFPEKGGSTREAKKVCLACEVRSECLEYALANDERFGIWGGLSERERRRLKKAAV, encoded by the coding sequence ATGACCGAGCTGGTGCAGCAACTGCTGGTCGACGACGCGGACGAGGAACTCGGCTGGCAGGAGCGCGCGCTGTGCGCCCAGACCGACCCCGAGTCCTTCTTCCCCGAGAAGGGCGGCTCCACCAGAGAAGCGAAGAAGGTCTGCCTCGCCTGCGAGGTCCGTTCCGAGTGCCTCGAGTACGCCCTCGCCAACGACGAGCGCTTCGGCATCTGGGGCGGCCTGTCCGAGCGGGAGCGCCGCCGGCTGAAGAAGGCCGCCGTCTGA
- a CDS encoding cysteine dioxygenase: MNSDNDLQIAGDLLEVPHLLQPPREHPATVAEFAGLARAIAADRAQWAGLVRYDATTRWYHRLRTGPGYEVWLLSWLPGQGSGRHDHGRSSGVLTVLAGTLTEHTRRGGHALAPGAQRVFAPGYVHEVVNDTLEPAVSLHIYHPGLTEMPMLSPSRLRAAGAAPAAPYCEASTATA, encoded by the coding sequence ATGAACAGCGACAACGACCTCCAGATCGCCGGCGACCTGCTCGAGGTCCCGCACCTGCTGCAGCCGCCGCGCGAGCACCCGGCCACCGTCGCCGAGTTCGCGGGGCTGGCCCGCGCCATCGCCGCCGACCGCGCCCAGTGGGCCGGCCTGGTCCGCTACGACGCCACCACCCGCTGGTACCACCGGCTGCGCACCGGCCCCGGCTACGAGGTGTGGCTGCTGTCCTGGCTGCCCGGCCAGGGCAGCGGGCGGCACGACCACGGCCGCTCCTCCGGTGTCCTCACCGTCCTCGCGGGGACCCTCACCGAGCACACCCGGCGCGGCGGCCACGCCCTCGCGCCCGGCGCGCAGCGGGTGTTCGCTCCGGGCTATGTGCACGAGGTCGTCAACGACACGCTGGAACCGGCGGTCAGCCTGCACATCTACCACCCGGGCCTGACCGAGATGCCGATGCTGTCCCCGTCCCGGCTCCGTGCGGCCGGGGCCGCCCCCGCGGCCCCCTACTGCGAGGCCAGTACGGCGACTGCCTGA
- a CDS encoding coenzyme F420-0:L-glutamate ligase codes for MSTNSEERPEFRVWAPAGFPEVRQGDDLAKLIAAAEPGLADGDVVVVTSKIVSKAEGRIMEAEDRQAAIDAETVRVVARRGTLRIVENRQGLVMAAAGVDASNTPAGTVLLLPEDPDASARAIRDGLRHALGVEVGVVVSDTFGRPWRSGLTDVAIGAAGVRVLDDLRGGTDAYGNPLIATIVATADELAAAGDLVKGKAEGRPVAVLRGLPHVVRPDGDTGARALVRNAADDMFRLGTSEAVREAMTQRRTVRAFTDDPVDPGAVRRAVAAALTAPAPHHTTPWRFVLLESAESRTRLLDAMRDAWIADLRRDGKSEEAVARRVRRGDVLRNAPFLAVPCLVMDGSHHYGDARRDGAEREMFVVAMGAGVQNFMVALAGERLGSAWVSSTMFCRDVVRETLGLPPEWEPMGAVAIGRPAQPPAPRGERDAEAFIEVR; via the coding sequence GTGAGCACGAACAGCGAGGAGCGGCCGGAGTTCCGGGTCTGGGCGCCGGCCGGCTTTCCCGAGGTGCGCCAGGGCGACGACCTCGCCAAGCTGATCGCCGCCGCCGAGCCCGGCCTGGCCGACGGCGACGTGGTGGTCGTCACCTCCAAGATCGTCTCCAAGGCCGAGGGCCGGATCATGGAGGCCGAGGACCGGCAGGCCGCGATCGACGCGGAGACGGTCCGGGTGGTGGCCCGCCGGGGCACCCTGCGGATCGTCGAGAACCGGCAGGGCCTGGTCATGGCCGCCGCCGGGGTCGACGCCTCCAACACCCCCGCCGGGACCGTGCTGTTGCTGCCCGAGGACCCGGACGCGTCCGCCCGGGCCATCCGGGACGGCCTGCGGCACGCGCTCGGGGTCGAGGTCGGGGTCGTCGTCAGCGACACCTTCGGGCGACCCTGGCGCTCCGGGCTGACGGACGTGGCGATCGGCGCCGCCGGGGTGCGGGTGCTGGACGACCTGCGCGGCGGCACGGACGCGTACGGCAATCCGCTGATCGCCACCATCGTGGCCACGGCGGACGAGCTGGCCGCCGCCGGTGACCTGGTCAAGGGCAAGGCCGAGGGCCGGCCGGTCGCGGTGCTGCGCGGTCTGCCGCACGTGGTGCGGCCGGACGGCGACACGGGCGCGCGGGCGCTGGTGCGCAACGCGGCCGACGACATGTTCCGGCTCGGCACCTCCGAGGCCGTCCGCGAGGCCATGACCCAAAGGCGCACCGTGCGGGCCTTCACCGACGATCCCGTGGATCCCGGTGCGGTGCGGCGGGCGGTGGCCGCGGCCCTGACCGCGCCCGCCCCGCACCACACCACGCCCTGGCGGTTCGTGCTGCTGGAGTCGGCCGAGTCCCGGACCCGGCTGCTGGACGCGATGCGGGACGCGTGGATCGCGGACCTGCGCCGGGACGGCAAGAGCGAGGAGGCCGTCGCCAGGCGGGTCCGGCGCGGTGACGTGCTGCGCAACGCGCCCTTCCTGGCGGTGCCCTGCCTCGTCATGGACGGCTCGCACCACTACGGGGACGCGCGGCGGGACGGCGCCGAGCGGGAGATGTTCGTCGTCGCCATGGGCGCGGGCGTGCAGAACTTCATGGTGGCGCTGGCCGGGGAGCGCCTGGGCTCGGCCTGGGTGTCGTCCACGATGTTCTGCCGGGACGTGGTCCGCGAGACGCTGGGGCTGCCCCCGGAGTGGGAGCCGATGGGCGCGGTGGCGATCGGGCGCCCGGCCCAGCCGCCCGCGCCGCGCGGCGAGCGGGACGCGGAGGCGTTCATCGAGGTGCGCTGA
- a CDS encoding DNA-3-methyladenine glycosylase family protein — protein sequence MAGRFAPRATRTTVRGGGPGLPAAGIPRQAAAPARVRRWTPEGPLDLGLVLGPLRRGPADPTFRATADGSVWRATRTPAGPGTLRVRARGGEVLGEAWGPGAEWLLDGLPELLGAADDPDAFVPRHRVVALARHRRPGLRLTRTGLVLESLIPSVLEQKVTTDEAYRAWRLLVRRFGEPAPGPAGSGERPMSVMPAPRTWALIPSWEWHRAGVDDKRASTVLRAVRVAARLEQAVGMPAAEARARLEVVPGVGPWTSAEVVQRSHGAADAVTVGDLHLPRIVGFALAGDRDADDSVMLRLLEPYAGQRHRAARLILLSGVAPARRVPKMPRVDIGLL from the coding sequence GTGGCAGGACGCTTCGCTCCCCGAGCCACGCGCACGACCGTGCGCGGCGGCGGTCCCGGCCTGCCCGCCGCCGGGATACCGCGGCAGGCCGCGGCCCCCGCGCGGGTGCGGCGCTGGACGCCCGAGGGACCGCTGGACCTCGGTCTGGTGCTCGGGCCGCTGCGGCGCGGGCCCGCCGACCCGACGTTCCGGGCCACGGCGGACGGGTCCGTGTGGCGCGCCACCCGCACCCCGGCGGGCCCCGGCACGCTGCGGGTGCGGGCCCGCGGCGGCGAGGTGCTCGGCGAGGCCTGGGGGCCCGGCGCCGAGTGGCTGCTCGACGGGCTGCCCGAGCTGCTCGGCGCGGCCGACGACCCCGACGCGTTCGTGCCCCGGCACCGGGTGGTCGCGCTGGCCCGGCACCGGCGGCCGGGGCTGCGGCTGACGCGGACCGGGCTGGTGCTGGAGTCGCTGATCCCGTCGGTGCTGGAGCAGAAGGTCACGACGGACGAGGCGTACCGGGCGTGGCGGCTGCTCGTACGGCGGTTCGGGGAGCCGGCGCCGGGCCCCGCGGGGTCCGGGGAGCGGCCGATGTCGGTGATGCCCGCGCCGCGGACCTGGGCGCTGATTCCCTCCTGGGAGTGGCACCGGGCCGGGGTCGACGACAAACGGGCGTCCACCGTGCTGCGCGCGGTACGGGTCGCCGCACGGCTCGAACAGGCGGTGGGGATGCCGGCGGCCGAGGCGCGGGCGCGCCTCGAGGTCGTGCCCGGGGTGGGCCCGTGGACGTCCGCCGAGGTGGTGCAACGCAGCCATGGGGCGGCGGACGCCGTGACGGTCGGGGACCTGCACCTGCCGCGCATCGTCGGGTTCGCCCTCGCGGGTGACCGGGACGCGGACGACTCCGTGATGCTGCGGCTGCTGGAGCCCTATGCCGGGCAGCGGCACCGGGCGGCCCGGCTGATCCTGTTGAGCGGTGTGGCACCGGCGCGGCGGGTGCCGAAGATGCCGCGGGTGGACATCGGTCTGCTGTGA